One window of the Arthrobacter sp. D5-1 genome contains the following:
- a CDS encoding MFS transporter, producing the protein MTVTHRRDPAPSPEHPAGPERTTGQKDPKKAAMSGWIGSALEYYDFALYSLAATLLFPTIFFPTENPTVGIIASLATYAVGYVSRPLGAVILGAYGDRHGRKKVLVFAMLLMGFATFAVGLLPTYGQVGLLAPVLLVILRLIQGFAVAGELGGASAMIVEHSPDARRGFFASFSLQGTQVGSILATAVLIPLAALLPDEQFHSWGWRLPFLLSAVVIVAGYVIRRRVEEPPAYLAHSEDASVKRRFPLVDLLRTHPWVLVRCIIMTFTNVIGMATLIFGVSFATQKGYGIGFSSSEFLWVTLAANVAAVLTIPLFGALSDRIGRRTLMVAGGIAGGLLTVVYLWAIEQRSLPLVFLCVVIVQGILFQMWNATFATFFQEQFPMRMRVTGFAVSQNIGLMIASFFPSLFTAIAPPGSANIPLVIGLTTLGICLVSAVATLMSSDTKGKSLEDLETR; encoded by the coding sequence GTGACAGTCACGCACCGGAGGGATCCCGCCCCCTCCCCCGAGCACCCTGCCGGGCCCGAACGAACCACCGGCCAGAAGGATCCGAAGAAAGCCGCAATGAGCGGTTGGATCGGAAGCGCGCTGGAGTATTACGACTTCGCACTGTATTCGCTGGCGGCCACGCTGCTGTTTCCCACCATCTTCTTCCCCACCGAAAATCCCACGGTTGGCATCATCGCCTCGTTGGCGACCTACGCGGTGGGGTACGTTTCCCGCCCACTCGGTGCCGTGATCCTGGGAGCCTATGGTGACCGGCACGGACGCAAGAAGGTGCTCGTTTTCGCGATGCTGCTCATGGGCTTCGCTACTTTTGCCGTCGGGCTGCTGCCGACGTATGGGCAAGTTGGCCTCCTTGCGCCAGTTCTGCTGGTGATCCTCCGCCTGATCCAAGGATTCGCCGTTGCAGGTGAACTCGGCGGCGCCAGCGCGATGATCGTGGAGCACTCTCCTGATGCGAGACGCGGCTTCTTCGCGAGCTTCAGCCTGCAGGGAACGCAGGTGGGTTCAATCCTGGCTACCGCGGTACTGATTCCGCTTGCCGCCCTCCTTCCCGACGAGCAGTTCCACTCCTGGGGCTGGCGCCTGCCGTTCCTGCTCAGCGCCGTGGTGATCGTGGCCGGGTACGTTATCCGGCGCCGCGTTGAAGAGCCACCCGCCTACCTGGCCCACTCCGAAGACGCCAGCGTCAAGCGCCGCTTCCCGCTGGTGGACCTCCTGCGCACCCACCCCTGGGTCCTGGTCCGATGCATCATCATGACCTTCACCAACGTGATCGGCATGGCGACCCTCATCTTCGGTGTCTCCTTCGCTACCCAGAAGGGATACGGCATCGGCTTCTCCAGCAGCGAGTTCCTCTGGGTAACCTTGGCAGCCAACGTGGCCGCAGTGCTGACCATCCCCCTGTTCGGCGCCCTGTCCGACAGGATTGGCCGGCGGACACTGATGGTGGCGGGCGGCATTGCCGGCGGATTGCTGACCGTGGTTTACCTGTGGGCCATCGAACAGCGCAGCCTGCCCCTGGTGTTCCTCTGCGTGGTGATTGTGCAGGGCATCCTCTTCCAGATGTGGAATGCCACGTTCGCCACATTCTTCCAGGAGCAGTTCCCCATGCGGATGCGGGTCACGGGCTTCGCAGTCTCCCAGAACATCGGGCTTATGATCGCGTCCTTCTTCCCCAGCCTGTTCACGGCGATCGCTCCCCCGGG
- a CDS encoding IS30 family transposase, which produces MSRSEAITAVGVNPKTAREWERGIRKSGGRRIYPDGRVVDYKRGVTTKTSSTGTPGVVPVEVSALEKPIDPRYLNVQERELIRDLQAAGSSVRAIARTIGRSPSTVSRELARNTDPLLGYLPHGAHRKAATRRRRPKSAKLAIESGLRNYVKDKLLLRWSPEQISHTLVEEFPDRPEMRVSTETIYQALYLQARGGLKREVQAALRTGRTRRKPHRTDEQRTPRFVDPMIMISERPPEIEDRAVPGHWEGDLITGALNQSAIATLVERTTRYVMLVHLPGDHTAETVRDGLIKTMATLPAHLRGSLTWDQGAEMAAHKSFTLATDMQVYFCDPASPWQRGSNENTNGLLRQYFPKGTDLSAYGPEDLEHVAQELNGRPRKTLGWKTPAERLRDLLLTT; this is translated from the coding sequence ATGAGCCGAAGCGAAGCCATCACCGCCGTAGGTGTCAATCCTAAGACCGCCCGGGAGTGGGAACGCGGGATCAGGAAGTCTGGTGGGCGACGCATTTATCCGGATGGCCGGGTGGTCGATTACAAACGTGGTGTGACCACTAAGACCTCTTCCACCGGCACACCAGGAGTGGTGCCGGTGGAAGTATCAGCGTTAGAGAAACCTATTGACCCGCGATACCTCAATGTTCAGGAACGGGAATTGATCCGGGATCTGCAGGCAGCTGGCTCCTCGGTGAGGGCGATCGCCCGCACCATCGGCAGATCGCCTTCAACAGTCAGCCGGGAGCTGGCACGAAATACCGACCCCCTCCTGGGCTACTTGCCCCACGGAGCGCATCGCAAGGCAGCTACCCGGCGGAGGCGGCCCAAGTCCGCCAAACTGGCCATCGAGTCGGGCCTGCGCAACTACGTGAAAGACAAGTTGCTCCTACGCTGGTCTCCAGAGCAGATCAGCCACACCCTGGTCGAAGAATTCCCCGACAGACCGGAGATGCGCGTGAGCACCGAGACCATTTATCAGGCCCTCTACCTCCAGGCACGGGGCGGACTCAAACGCGAGGTCCAGGCAGCGCTACGCACCGGCCGGACCCGCCGGAAACCCCACCGCACGGACGAGCAGCGCACCCCCAGATTCGTCGACCCGATGATCATGATTTCCGAACGACCACCCGAGATCGAGGACCGCGCGGTGCCCGGCCATTGGGAGGGCGACCTCATCACCGGGGCCCTGAACCAGTCCGCGATCGCGACCTTAGTCGAGCGCACCACCCGATACGTGATGCTCGTCCACCTCCCGGGCGACCACACCGCCGAAACTGTCCGCGACGGCCTCATCAAAACAATGGCGACATTGCCGGCACACCTGCGAGGCTCCCTGACCTGGGACCAAGGCGCCGAAATGGCAGCCCACAAATCCTTCACCCTCGCCACCGACATGCAGGTCTATTTTTGCGACCCCGCCAGCCCCTGGCAACGCGGCTCAAACGAAAACACCAACGGCCTGCTACGCCAATACTTCCCCAAAGGCACCGACCTATCCGCCTACGGACCCGAAGACCTCGAACACGTCGCCCAGGAACTCAACGGCCGCCCACGCAAAACGCTCGGCTGGAAAACCCCAGCCGAGCGCCTACGTGATTTACTACTAACCACCTAA
- a CDS encoding alpha/beta hydrolase, with protein MGFIKVGTENTTDIELYYEDHGTGQPVVLIHGYPLDGGSWEKQTATLLNAGYRVITYDRRGFGKSSKPTTGYDYDTFAADLNTVLETLDLNNAVLVGFSMGTGEVGRYLGTYGEGRVAKAAFLASLEPFLLQTDDNPTGVPSSVFDGIRNAAIEDRYAWFTNFYNDFFNTDNFLGNRLSEEALRNSWNVAAGSSWYASFAVVDSWLTDFRADIGKVTVPSLIVHGTDDRILPIDATGREFTKRLPSAEYVEIEGAPHGMLWTHGAEINEILLRFLAK; from the coding sequence ATGGGTTTCATCAAGGTCGGCACCGAAAACACCACTGACATCGAGCTCTACTACGAAGACCATGGAACAGGTCAGCCCGTAGTCCTGATCCACGGCTACCCGCTGGACGGCGGCTCCTGGGAGAAGCAAACCGCAACCCTCCTCAACGCCGGCTACCGCGTCATCACCTACGACCGCCGCGGGTTCGGCAAGTCCAGCAAGCCGACCACCGGCTACGACTACGACACCTTCGCCGCCGACCTCAACACAGTCCTCGAAACCCTGGACCTGAACAACGCAGTACTGGTGGGCTTCTCGATGGGTACCGGCGAAGTAGGGCGCTACCTCGGCACCTACGGCGAAGGCCGCGTTGCGAAGGCCGCCTTCCTGGCATCCCTCGAGCCCTTCCTCCTCCAGACGGACGACAACCCCACCGGCGTCCCGTCCAGCGTGTTCGACGGCATTCGCAACGCAGCCATCGAGGACCGCTACGCCTGGTTCACCAACTTCTACAACGACTTCTTCAACACCGATAACTTCCTTGGCAACCGTCTCAGCGAGGAAGCCCTGCGGAACTCGTGGAATGTCGCCGCAGGATCGTCCTGGTACGCATCCTTCGCCGTCGTGGATTCATGGCTCACGGACTTCCGCGCCGACATCGGGAAGGTCACCGTCCCGTCTTTGATCGTTCACGGCACCGACGATCGCATCCTGCCGATCGACGCCACCGGACGGGAATTCACCAAGCGGCTCCCCTCCGCCGAATACGTCGAGATCGAGGGCGCGCCCCACGGCATGCTGTGGACACACGGCGCTGAGATCAACGAGATCCTGCTGCGCTTCCTGGCGAAGTAG
- a CDS encoding TetR/AcrR family transcriptional regulator — MNVSEVRERIVATADELYNAKGIQAVGMDELRSAAGVSLKKLYGEFPSKSSIVMAVLEYRHQSWTEGLDATVQQAGAPRERLLAIFDYLAGWFCQDSFRGCGFINSFAELGAVSPEVAEYARKHKESFQEYVARLAVEAGAPGYLAPQLAILAEGAQTTAAIAGTSDAAGQARQAAEVLIDAALGVAWAG, encoded by the coding sequence ATGAATGTTTCCGAAGTCCGCGAACGCATCGTTGCCACTGCTGACGAGCTCTACAATGCCAAGGGAATTCAGGCTGTTGGGATGGACGAGTTGCGTTCCGCTGCCGGGGTTTCGCTGAAGAAGCTTTACGGGGAATTCCCGTCAAAGAGCAGCATTGTCATGGCCGTACTGGAGTACCGGCATCAGTCCTGGACCGAAGGGCTGGACGCTACAGTCCAACAAGCCGGGGCGCCGCGGGAGCGGCTCCTTGCCATCTTCGACTACCTTGCCGGTTGGTTCTGCCAGGACTCATTCCGCGGGTGCGGTTTCATTAACAGCTTCGCCGAGCTGGGTGCCGTGAGCCCCGAGGTCGCCGAGTATGCGCGGAAGCACAAAGAATCATTCCAGGAATACGTCGCCCGCCTGGCGGTGGAGGCCGGTGCTCCGGGCTACTTGGCGCCGCAACTGGCCATCCTCGCCGAAGGCGCCCAGACTACAGCGGCCATCGCCGGAACGTCCGACGCCGCCGGGCAAGCGCGTCAAGCGGCTGAGGTCCTCATCGACGCGGCCTTGGGTGTCGCCTGGGCTGGATGA
- a CDS encoding cation:proton antiporter, whose product MFEVPSILFLSAGVAVLAAAVLPKLLRRMPLSMPMVFLGSGILAFTLLPELPDPDPVQYGEFTTHLTEICVIISLMGAGLALDRPFRWRGWSTTWRLLGIVMPLCILVMTLLGLWVLGLGLAAAILVAAAIAPTDPVLASEVQVGRPADSEEDPDEDEVRFALTSEAGLNDGLAFPFVYLAILISLVGASPAGWLGEWVAVDVLWRTVAGVLIGYGTGKLLSLVFFAAKRKSFRLSEHSEGFVALAATFLAYGATEMVSGYGFVAVFICALTIRSAERNHAYHQVLHSYVEQLERLMTVVILVLLGGAIARGLLEGIGWAELLVALAFLLVVRPVVGWIGLMRGKTGPRERLAISYFGIRGIGSLFYVAFALSHGNFGTEARELWAMVGLVVALSIVVHGATTAPLMNRLDRLRVAEARKQHGDEGRAPTTAV is encoded by the coding sequence GTGTTTGAAGTCCCCAGCATCCTGTTCCTTTCGGCAGGCGTTGCGGTGTTGGCCGCTGCTGTCTTGCCAAAGTTGTTGCGACGCATGCCGCTGTCCATGCCCATGGTCTTTCTTGGCAGCGGCATCCTCGCCTTCACCTTGCTTCCCGAGCTGCCGGACCCGGATCCCGTTCAGTATGGCGAGTTCACCACGCACCTGACCGAGATCTGCGTCATCATCTCCCTTATGGGGGCCGGTTTGGCGTTGGACCGGCCATTCCGTTGGCGTGGATGGTCCACCACGTGGCGCTTGCTCGGCATCGTCATGCCTTTGTGCATCCTTGTGATGACGCTCCTGGGGCTGTGGGTGCTGGGCTTGGGGCTCGCCGCAGCCATCCTCGTGGCAGCCGCGATCGCACCCACGGACCCTGTGCTGGCGTCGGAAGTGCAGGTTGGCAGGCCCGCGGACAGCGAGGAGGACCCGGACGAAGACGAGGTTCGTTTCGCCTTGACCTCCGAGGCGGGTTTGAATGACGGGCTTGCCTTCCCCTTCGTTTATCTCGCCATCCTTATCAGCCTCGTGGGGGCCTCCCCGGCCGGTTGGCTGGGGGAGTGGGTTGCTGTGGACGTTCTATGGCGAACTGTTGCCGGTGTGCTCATTGGGTACGGTACGGGCAAGTTGCTGAGCTTGGTCTTTTTCGCAGCCAAACGCAAGAGTTTTCGTTTGTCCGAGCATTCCGAAGGATTTGTGGCCCTGGCGGCGACGTTCCTGGCCTACGGTGCAACGGAGATGGTGTCCGGCTATGGGTTCGTTGCAGTTTTCATTTGCGCCTTGACCATTCGATCCGCCGAACGCAACCACGCGTACCACCAAGTGCTGCACAGCTATGTGGAGCAGTTGGAACGCCTCATGACAGTAGTGATCCTGGTCCTCCTTGGGGGCGCCATAGCCCGCGGCTTATTGGAGGGGATCGGCTGGGCGGAGCTGTTGGTCGCCCTGGCGTTCCTTCTGGTTGTCCGCCCCGTGGTCGGATGGATCGGGCTCATGCGCGGAAAGACCGGTCCCCGCGAACGCCTGGCTATTTCCTACTTCGGAATTCGCGGGATCGGCTCCCTGTTCTACGTTGCCTTCGCGCTGAGCCACGGAAACTTCGGGACAGAGGCCCGCGAATTGTGGGCCATGGTCGGTTTGGTAGTGGCTTTGTCGATCGTGGTACACGGCGCCACCACTGCGCCCTTGATGAATCGACTGGACCGTTTGCGCGTTGCCGAAGCGCGCAAACAACATGGCGACGAAGGCCGCGCACCAACCACTGCTGTCTAG
- a CDS encoding phosphatase domain-containing protein, translating into MSPRPMKPRPQSHAVDSQGKPQSSGRRHLALRLDDAWLGFQTRLAIRRGRVETVIPYTGYGSTSWVRVLARVVRSDPRDAAGHAKPLQESMRGWRNFTSAPVANAAVQVTIAGTVHEVVADRGGVVDARIPVVLDAGWHTITLRSGESRIVEAPVEIVADDADFGVVSDIDDTVMVTALPRPFLAAWNTFVLNEHARTPTPGMAVLYERIARTAPSAPVLYLSTGAWNVAPTLSRFLSRNLYPAGPKLLTDWGPTPDRWFRSGQEHKRNSLERLAEEFPHIKWLLVGDDGQHDEAIYSEFAQRHPENVKAIAIRQLSAGEAVLAGGRSKSGGQPTPGVPWIYAPDGAGMSAQLEELGVIRSEVRSADDPEEGEVGTASQ; encoded by the coding sequence ATGTCTCCCCGTCCCATGAAACCGCGACCCCAATCCCATGCCGTTGATAGTCAAGGCAAACCGCAGAGCAGCGGGCGGCGCCACCTCGCGCTGAGGCTCGACGACGCGTGGCTTGGTTTTCAGACACGTCTTGCCATTCGGCGTGGCCGGGTGGAGACCGTGATCCCGTACACCGGCTATGGCTCCACATCCTGGGTTCGGGTGTTGGCGCGCGTAGTCCGCAGTGATCCCAGGGATGCGGCAGGCCACGCCAAACCGCTGCAGGAAAGCATGCGTGGTTGGCGCAACTTCACGAGTGCGCCCGTGGCAAACGCAGCCGTGCAGGTGACGATTGCAGGGACCGTTCACGAGGTGGTCGCCGACCGTGGAGGTGTGGTGGACGCGCGGATTCCTGTCGTTCTTGACGCCGGCTGGCACACCATCACCCTCCGGTCCGGGGAATCGCGGATCGTGGAGGCTCCCGTGGAGATCGTCGCGGACGATGCCGACTTTGGAGTGGTGTCCGACATTGATGACACAGTGATGGTGACCGCCCTGCCGCGTCCCTTCCTGGCCGCTTGGAATACGTTCGTCCTTAACGAGCACGCCAGGACCCCGACGCCAGGAATGGCCGTGTTGTACGAACGGATCGCCCGGACGGCGCCGTCTGCGCCGGTGCTGTATTTGTCTACCGGAGCTTGGAACGTCGCTCCGACGCTGTCGCGGTTCCTCTCCCGTAATTTGTATCCCGCGGGTCCTAAGCTGCTGACTGACTGGGGCCCCACTCCTGACCGCTGGTTCCGCAGCGGCCAGGAGCACAAGAGGAACTCCCTTGAGCGACTCGCGGAAGAGTTCCCCCACATCAAGTGGTTGTTGGTGGGCGACGACGGACAACATGACGAAGCCATTTACTCGGAGTTTGCCCAGCGTCATCCTGAGAACGTCAAGGCCATCGCCATCCGACAACTCTCTGCCGGTGAAGCGGTGCTTGCGGGTGGTCGTTCAAAGTCCGGCGGCCAGCCGACACCCGGCGTGCCGTGGATTTATGCTCCGGATGGCGCAGGAATGTCGGCCCAGCTTGAGGAGTTGGGCGTTATCCGCAGTGAGGTCCGTTCGGCCGATGACCCTGAGGAAGGCGAAGTGGGCACGGCATCGCAGTGA
- a CDS encoding PHP domain-containing protein produces MTTTHSQSVKLADAELRSMGLSRRRILQSAGIIAAGTAATAATARPAMANPGGNDPQLKWLVGDHHVHTQYSHDAKYMIKQQLDTAQAYGVDWLALTEHSNFGHANNGGAVNANKEIKAQRAARPELLIFQGLEWYIPGAEHASVLVAPGPNEVNLLRTFELVWDGKLNQWEKPTPGTAQVETFERKAVEAIAWLANQKRSGYIEDVVALANHPMRLGIDSPHELRAWRDAARDVMIGMEGAPGAQGSGVSQFSRAGDQRGEYTNNPTQFSFPGYPADAFRPYGGFDWATATVGGVWDSMLAEGLPFWITSNSDNHLTVKDTWKTGPYPAEEPYLSLPNEFDRWSVTGKRPDPFDAGEKQGGSDYWPGQFSRLHTGVTERSYTGVLEAMRRGRMWVDHGHLLQGLDVRVREVRGNGAGNSNGRNGVTLGSRLQVRRGADVEISITITTTDYRNFAGILPKLAHVDVIGGAVTGAVTDRDTLKAPGTTVWKQLDVSGRTGTFTIRHVIKDVQKSCYFRLRGSDGNRHGAGYYGASVDPAGPIRHGDNLGDADPWTDTWFYANPVFIDVV; encoded by the coding sequence ATGACGACCACCCACAGCCAGAGTGTGAAGCTGGCCGATGCTGAACTAAGGAGCATGGGGCTGAGCCGCCGGCGCATCCTGCAGTCGGCCGGCATCATAGCCGCAGGCACCGCTGCCACGGCTGCCACGGCCCGGCCGGCGATGGCGAACCCGGGCGGGAACGACCCCCAACTGAAGTGGCTCGTGGGTGACCACCACGTCCACACGCAGTACAGCCACGACGCGAAGTACATGATCAAGCAGCAGCTGGACACCGCGCAGGCCTACGGCGTTGACTGGCTGGCATTAACGGAACACAGCAACTTCGGCCACGCCAACAACGGCGGCGCAGTCAATGCCAACAAGGAAATCAAGGCGCAGCGTGCAGCACGTCCTGAGCTACTGATTTTCCAAGGACTCGAGTGGTACATCCCGGGTGCGGAGCACGCTTCGGTGCTGGTGGCACCGGGGCCCAACGAAGTGAACCTCCTGCGCACATTCGAACTGGTGTGGGACGGCAAGCTGAACCAGTGGGAAAAACCGACGCCGGGAACGGCTCAAGTGGAAACCTTTGAACGCAAGGCCGTGGAAGCCATCGCCTGGTTGGCCAACCAGAAGCGCTCAGGCTACATCGAGGACGTGGTGGCTTTGGCCAACCACCCCATGCGCCTGGGCATCGATTCCCCGCATGAGCTCCGCGCCTGGCGCGATGCCGCCCGCGACGTCATGATCGGCATGGAAGGTGCACCCGGGGCCCAAGGCTCGGGAGTCAGCCAGTTCTCCAGGGCCGGAGACCAGCGCGGCGAGTACACCAACAACCCCACCCAGTTCAGCTTCCCCGGGTACCCGGCAGACGCGTTCCGACCTTACGGCGGTTTCGACTGGGCCACGGCGACAGTGGGCGGCGTATGGGATTCCATGCTCGCCGAGGGCCTGCCGTTCTGGATCACGTCCAACTCGGACAACCACCTCACGGTCAAGGACACGTGGAAGACCGGACCGTACCCGGCCGAGGAGCCCTATCTCAGCCTGCCCAACGAGTTCGACCGGTGGTCCGTCACCGGCAAACGGCCGGACCCGTTCGACGCCGGCGAAAAGCAGGGCGGCAGCGACTACTGGCCCGGCCAATTCAGCCGCCTGCACACCGGTGTCACCGAGCGCTCCTACACCGGCGTATTGGAAGCCATGCGCCGTGGACGCATGTGGGTGGACCACGGACACCTGCTGCAAGGGTTGGATGTCCGCGTCCGCGAAGTCCGCGGCAATGGCGCAGGCAACAGCAACGGACGCAACGGGGTCACCCTCGGTTCCCGGCTGCAGGTTCGGCGAGGCGCCGACGTCGAAATTTCCATCACCATTACGACGACGGACTACCGCAACTTTGCGGGGATTCTTCCGAAACTCGCCCATGTGGATGTGATCGGCGGCGCTGTGACCGGTGCTGTGACGGATCGCGACACGTTGAAGGCGCCGGGAACCACTGTATGGAAGCAGCTGGACGTTTCAGGCCGCACCGGCACGTTCACCATCAGGCACGTCATCAAGGACGTCCAAAAGTCCTGCTACTTCCGTCTTCGCGGGAGTGATGGAAACCGGCACGGCGCTGGATACTACGGCGCATCCGTAGACCCCGCCGGCCCCATCCGGCACGGTGACAACCTCGGGGATGCTGATCCGTGGACGGACACCTGGTTCTACGCCAACCCGGTGTTCATCGACGTCGTGTAG
- a CDS encoding DUF4073 domain-containing protein encodes MISPSRRSAIAASIAGLATIGATAAVASPAQASENGHGSNRPSGKATVFTVISDIQGDLADFDLALKDIESTNPSKRSAGLVVNGDITPRGYDFEYDAVRKVLDANTHASNVHWAIGNHEFYVPKYSNPTTLAQATWPNGTTEASLFESFFTFTGRDKVYAEIDLGGVPGLILGTEKYMHYHDAKLWDEVWLSEEQITWLEQRLAYWARKGKPVMVFTHHPFPDTVSGTRNNLYKNDYLQADRLLGILGKYKNVFVFTAHTHWALQLADWEVRRTVPGTGNLQGFQVINTGAVQTLWEDNGAGGERALDGREASGLQVEVYNDCVVVRARDYRRGEWIKEVQIPLF; translated from the coding sequence ATGATTTCCCCCAGCCGCCGCTCTGCCATCGCAGCATCAATCGCAGGGTTGGCCACCATCGGGGCCACGGCCGCCGTCGCATCTCCCGCGCAAGCCTCCGAGAATGGACACGGCAGCAACCGCCCCTCCGGCAAGGCCACAGTCTTCACGGTCATCAGCGATATCCAGGGCGATCTGGCCGATTTTGACCTCGCGCTCAAGGACATCGAAAGTACCAATCCGAGCAAGCGAAGCGCAGGCCTGGTGGTCAACGGAGACATCACGCCGCGGGGCTACGACTTTGAGTACGATGCCGTGCGGAAAGTGCTGGATGCCAACACCCACGCTTCCAACGTCCACTGGGCCATCGGCAACCATGAGTTCTACGTCCCGAAGTACTCCAATCCCACCACGCTCGCCCAGGCCACATGGCCCAACGGAACTACTGAAGCTTCGCTCTTCGAAAGCTTCTTCACCTTCACCGGTCGGGACAAGGTCTACGCCGAAATTGACCTTGGAGGCGTGCCGGGACTGATCCTGGGTACCGAGAAGTACATGCATTACCACGATGCGAAGCTGTGGGACGAGGTCTGGCTCAGCGAGGAGCAGATCACCTGGCTCGAGCAGCGTCTGGCTTATTGGGCCCGCAAGGGAAAACCTGTCATGGTTTTCACCCACCACCCGTTCCCGGACACGGTCTCTGGGACCCGCAACAACCTGTACAAGAACGACTACCTTCAGGCGGATCGGCTACTGGGCATCCTGGGCAAATACAAGAACGTCTTCGTCTTCACGGCCCACACCCATTGGGCGCTTCAGTTGGCTGACTGGGAAGTTCGCCGCACGGTTCCAGGCACGGGCAACCTGCAGGGATTCCAAGTCATCAACACCGGCGCAGTCCAGACGCTCTGGGAGGACAATGGCGCGGGCGGTGAACGCGCCTTGGATGGCCGGGAAGCCAGCGGGTTGCAAGTTGAGGTCTACAACGACTGCGTAGTAGTCAGGGCCCGCGACTACCGCCGGGGCGAATGGATCAAGGAAGTTCAGATTCCGCTGTTCTAG
- a CDS encoding CoA-acylating methylmalonate-semialdehyde dehydrogenase, which produces MLHIDPVGREEYAVSEINELQVVPHWIGGAEAPSAGDRTAPVFDPALGRETKLVNLGNAEDIESAIASANKAFPAWRDMSITKRQQIIFRFRELLNERKGELAEIITSEHGKVISDALGEITRGQEVVELATGFPHLIKGEHSENVSTGVDVYSTKSPLGVVGIISPFNFPAMVPLWFLPIAIAAGNTVVLKPSEKDPTAANWLAALFTEAGLPDGVFNVLHGDKEAVDGLLEHPDVKAISFVGSTPIAQYIYETAARNGKRVQALGGAKNHMLVLPDADLELTADAAINAGFGSAGERCMAISVVVAVEPVADALIEKITARMSTLRIGDGRRNCDMGPLVTRQHRDKVASYIDVALEDGAKVVVDGRGIEVDGDQNGFWLGPTLIDDVPVTSRVYTEEIFGPVLAVVRVKSYEEGLHLINSGAFGNGTAIFTNDGGAARRFQTEVEVGMVGINVPIPVPVAYYSFGGFKDSIFGSSKAYGLHGFQFFTREKAITSRWLDPSHGGINLGFPQN; this is translated from the coding sequence ATGCTTCACATCGATCCCGTCGGCAGAGAAGAGTACGCAGTGTCTGAAATCAACGAACTCCAGGTGGTCCCGCACTGGATCGGGGGCGCTGAGGCGCCGTCGGCCGGGGACCGCACGGCCCCCGTCTTCGATCCCGCCCTTGGCCGGGAAACCAAGCTGGTCAACCTTGGCAATGCCGAGGACATCGAGTCGGCCATCGCCTCGGCGAACAAGGCTTTCCCGGCGTGGCGCGACATGTCGATCACCAAGCGCCAGCAGATCATCTTCCGCTTCCGGGAACTGCTGAACGAGCGCAAGGGTGAACTCGCGGAGATCATCACCTCCGAGCACGGCAAAGTGATCTCCGATGCCCTCGGGGAAATCACCCGCGGCCAGGAAGTCGTGGAACTGGCCACCGGCTTCCCGCACCTCATCAAGGGCGAGCATTCAGAGAATGTCTCCACCGGCGTCGATGTTTACTCCACCAAGTCGCCGCTGGGCGTGGTGGGCATCATCAGCCCCTTCAACTTCCCCGCCATGGTGCCGCTGTGGTTCCTGCCGATCGCCATCGCGGCCGGCAACACCGTGGTGCTGAAGCCGAGCGAAAAGGACCCGACGGCGGCTAACTGGCTCGCTGCACTCTTCACCGAGGCGGGACTTCCGGATGGGGTCTTCAACGTCCTGCATGGAGACAAGGAAGCCGTGGATGGACTGCTGGAGCACCCGGATGTGAAGGCGATTTCGTTCGTTGGATCCACCCCGATCGCGCAGTACATCTACGAGACCGCGGCCCGCAACGGCAAGCGCGTCCAGGCTCTCGGCGGTGCCAAGAACCACATGCTGGTCCTGCCCGACGCCGACCTCGAACTGACTGCCGACGCCGCCATCAACGCCGGCTTCGGCTCCGCCGGCGAACGGTGCATGGCCATCAGCGTGGTGGTCGCCGTCGAGCCTGTCGCCGATGCCTTGATCGAGAAGATCACCGCCCGCATGTCCACGCTCCGGATCGGCGACGGACGCCGCAACTGCGACATGGGCCCACTGGTCACCCGCCAGCACCGCGACAAAGTGGCCTCCTACATCGACGTGGCCCTCGAGGACGGCGCCAAGGTTGTGGTGGACGGCCGCGGCATTGAGGTGGACGGCGACCAGAACGGCTTCTGGCTCGGCCCCACGTTGATCGACGACGTCCCGGTCACCTCGCGCGTCTACACGGAGGAAATCTTCGGCCCGGTCCTGGCCGTTGTCCGCGTCAAGAGCTACGAAGAGGGCCTGCACCTGATCAACTCGGGCGCCTTCGGCAACGGCACGGCCATTTTCACGAACGATGGCGGCGCCGCCCGCCGCTTCCAAACCGAGGTGGAGGTGGGCATGGTGGGCATCAACGTGCCGATCCCCGTGCCGGTGGCCTACTACTCGTTCGGCGGGTTCAAGGACTCCATCTTCGGCAGTTCGAAGGCTTACGGTCTGCATGGATTCCAGTTCTTCACCCGCGAAAAGGCCATCACCTCACGCTGGCTCGACCCCAGCCACGGCGGCATCAACCTCGGCTTCCCCCAGAACTAG